Within the Pseudomonas mendocina genome, the region AAACAGGTTCTGCAGAACATCGCTCGCGACCTGGGTGACCCGATAGCGGCCAAGTTCACCGCTGACCAGTTCTGCACCCTGCGCGGCAAGCTGCTGGCTGAGGGCATCAACGGCAAGACGCTGAACAACCGCCTGGGCTACGTGAAGTCGGTATTCAACGAGCTGCATCGCCTGGGCGATATCGACTACCCGAACCCGTTGGCCAAGGTGCGTCCGTTACGCCTGCAGGAGCGTCCGCTGTCCTACCTCACTCAGGAACAGATAACCGAGCTGCTGGAGACCTTCGACAACTATCCGAACTGCACGCATATGGCGCTGATCGCTCGCGTCTGCCTGGCTACCGGGGCACGTTGGGGAGAGGCTCAGGGTCTGGTGCCGTCCAGGGTGAAGAATGGCGCGGTTACCTTCGCCAATACCAAGTCGAGGCGGACACGAACCATCCCGATTGCTCCCGCCTTGGAGCGGATGCTGTTGGACTACTTCAAGGAGTACGGGCCGTTCCCGAACTGCATCCGGCATTTCAGTCGAGTGCTGCAATCGACCTCGATCACGCTACCGGCCGGACAAGCCACGCATGTTCTGCGGCACACGTTCGCCAGTCACTTCGTCATGGCCGGTGGCAATATCCTGACCTTGCAGAAGGTGCTTGGGCACTCTTCCGTGACGATGACCATGCGCTATGCACACTTGTCGCCGGATCACCTGCAGGACGCAGTGCGGCTCAATCCCATCTTCGACACTTTGTCGACACTTCCAAAACCCGGAAACTAAAAAGCCCTGTAAAAACAGGGCCTTAAAACTGCGATTTTGGAGCGGGTGATGGGAATCGAACCCACGGCTCTAGCTTGGGAAGCTAGGGTATTACCATTATACGACACCCGCAGCGGGTGCCTTTATACCGGAACTCGACCTGAGAATAAAGCGCGGAGCAGGGCCGTAGACGCATCCGCTCCGCGCTCGGTGCCTGTCATACCGCCATCGCCTGGAGGTCGCGCAGGTCGCCTTTGACTGGCAGTTGCAGGCGTTTGCTGGGGGCGTTGAAGAAGTCCAGCAGTACGCGTTGGCTCTGCAGCCAGGCGGCCTTGTGTTCCATGTCTAGGAAGTGGCCGGCGTCGTCGATCACGGCGAACTGGGCGTGGTCGATGTGCTGGGCGAACAGGCAGGCGTCTTCTACCGAGGTGTATTCGTCACGGTCGCCGTTGACGAACAGCAGTGGGATGTCGATGGCCTGCAGGCACTCCATGCGGCAGTGCGCCTCCATGTTCAGCACCTGCTTGATGTGCGCGTACATTTGCCGGTACTCGTGTTCGTCCAGGGTGCTGACGTGCTTGTGATTGAAGCGCTTGAACAGTGACGGCAAGTGTTTGCCGATGGTGCTGTTGACCAGCAGGGCAATGTTGTCGCGATCCACGGCGTTCAAGAAGCGCAGGCCCTTGTGCAGGTAGTCGAGCATCGGCACGTTGAGGATCGGCGAGAACGAGCAGATCGCCGCCTTCTCTAGCGTCGCCGGGCGTTGGGCCAGGGCGAGCATCGAGGCGACGCCGCCCCACGAGAAGGACATCAGGTAGTTGGCACTGTAGTGGTCGATCAGCTTGAGCAGGATGGCCGCTTCGTCTTCCTTGCTGATGGGCGTGAAGTCGCTGTTATGCGGCTTCGACTGGCCGGCATAGGGCAGGTCGAAGGCCACTACGTTGAACTGCGGCTGCAGGTACTTGATCGTTTGCGCGAACGAGGCGGTGGTCGCCAGAGAGCCGTTGACCAGGATGATGGTCTTGCTTGCTGCCGGATTGCCGTAAAACTCCGTATGAACCTTGTGCTTCCTGTTGATCTCGACGACTGCGGTTTCTGGCCTCATGTCGTTTCCTCCTGGCGCAAGTGAGTCAAGGCGAGCGGGCGGCCGTTCGCGTTGGATTGAGCAGTCAGAAAAGCGCCTGAGCGTGACAGCTTGATGTCAGGCTGGAGATTTTTATAAGTATTGGAATTTCAAGCAGTTAGGATCGAAACAGGCGGGCACTCCACGCCTTTTCAAGGCATTGGAGAGAGCGGTGTTACCAGGCAGGAATCCAGTCGGTGCAGAGCACCAGCAACTGAAAGAACGCTTAGATATCTCGTAGTGACCGGAAGGTCATCTCAAGACTTGTGATTCGATTCAAGCAGCTAGCCTGCAGCTACGCAAGGCCGAGTCACATTTTTATCGCGCTTTATCGGTGCCGTTGGTCGGCTCGTCAGACGCTGGCGATTTCCACCGCTGTCAGGGCGCGGTATTGGCCGGGGGCGAGCTGCGGGTCGAGGACGATCTCGCCCATGCTTTCGCGATGCAGGGCGACGACGCGATTACGGAAGTGGCCAAACATGCGCTTGACCTGATGGTAGCGGCCCTCGAACAGGGTCAGCCGGGCGTGGTGGCTGTCCAGCACGTCGAGCTGGGCGGGCAGGGTGGTGAGGTCTTCGAAGGCGAAATACAGGCCTCGGGAGAAGACATCGGCGTACTCCTCGGTAATCGGCTGCTCGGTGGTGACGTGATAGATCTTGGGCTTGCGTTGTTGCGGCTGGGTGATGCGCCGCGACCAGCGCCCGTCGTTGGTGATCAGCAGCAGGCCGCTGGTGTTCAGGTCGAGGCGCCCGGCCAGGTGCAGCTCGTGCTTGCCTGGCTCGTCGAGCAGATCGAGTACGGTGCGATGTTCGTCGTGCTCGGTGGCGCTGACCACGCCGACCGGTTTGTGCAGCATCCAGTAGCGTGCACTGCGCCCGGCCTGCAGAAGTTCGTCGTCCAGCTCCACGCGCTGGAAGTCGCGGATATCGAAGCGCGGATCAATGATGATCTCACCATCCACTCGTAGGCGGCCGGCGCTGATCAGCAGGCGGCTGTCTTGGCGGCTGAAGCGGGAGAAGTTGCTGAGGAAACGATCCAGGCGCATGGTTCAGTCGGGCTCGCTGGACTCAGTGACTTGCACCGCCTTTGCGCATGCCGGACACAGGCAGGCGCGATTACGCTGCTCGGGCGTCAGGCGCTGGAGGGCGGCTGGGTCGATCTTCGCTGCGAAGCACCAGCAGGGCTCATCGCTATGGCCTGCCGCGATCACGCATTGGTTGGCCTTGCCGCATAGCGGGCAACGCTCGGTGTCCATCAGTGCTCTTCGCAGACGCGGTCGCGCCCGGCCTGCTTGGCCCGATATAGGGCGCGGTCGGTGCGGCCGAGCAGGTCATGCAGCGCTTCGCCCGGTTGCCATTGGCTCAGGCCGAGGCTGACGGTGACCTGCAGTGCTTCCCCGCCCATCGGATAGCGCTGATCGGCGCAGTGCTGGCGCAGTTTTTCGGCCAGCTCGTGAGCAGCGTGACGGTCGGTGTTCTTCAGCAGCAGGATGAACTCCTCGCCGCCCCATCGGCAGAGAATGTCGGACTGACGCAGCGCCGCACGCAGGCGTTCGGCGAAGCTTCGCAGCACCTCGTCGCCGGCCAGGTGGCCGTGCCGGTCGTTGATCTGCTTGAAGTTGTCCAGATCCAGCATGACGGCGCACAACGGGCTGCTGTCACGCTGCGCTTCCTGCAGGGCCTGCTCAACGTGGAGTTCGAAGCCGCGGCGATTGGGCAGGTTGGTGAGGCTGTCGGTGGTGGCCAGGGCGGCGATCCGCTGCTGGTAGCGACGGATTACCAGGCTAACCAGGGTCAGCACCATGGCGGTGACCAGCAGGCAAATCAGGAGGTTGAGGTAGAGGCTGTGGCGAATGCCGGCCAGTGCGCCTTCTTCGTGTTTGTCGACGAACAGGAACCACTCGAGTTCAGGGATGTAGCGCACGTTGAGGAAGTGGCTGCGCTGGTGTTCGTCGTAGCGATAGTCGCCACTCTTGGGTTGCGGTAGCACTTCGAGCAGTTTTTCCAGGCCGGGCACTTCGCTCAACGACTGGCCACGACGAGCGCCCATGGGGCCGCCCTCGACGCCGGTCAGCACCAGATGGCCATTGCGATCGGTAAAGAAGATGTTGCGGTCGTAGCGCCGCTGGTAATCGTCCACCAGCTTGACCACGGCATCGACGGTGAGGCCGACGCCGGCTACGCCGATAAAGCGCTCCTGGTAATCGAATACCTTGAAGTTGATGAAGAAGGTCAGCCGGTCGGCGTTGGCCATGTCCGGGTCGACGCTGATCTCGTAAGGCTCGTCCATGCTGCGCACGCGAAAGTACCAGGCATCGCGCGGCTGATTTTCCTGGACCTGCTTGAGCACACCCTTGGCCTGGTAGTAGGTGCGGGTTTTTTCGGAGATGAAGAAGGCGGTGAATGTGCCGTAGTGATCCTGAATCTCGCGCAGGTAGCGGGTGACGGGCTCCGGGTTCTGCTCGCCGGCCAGGGCCCAGTCACGCAGGAAGGTGTCACGCGACATCATCGAGGCGATCTGCGTCGGGCGGATCAGGTCCTTCTGGATTTCGGAATAGATGGTGTCCGAGGTCAGCGGCAGCTCGGTGTTGACGATGTTCTGGCGAATGCTGTCGCGCGAGGCGTAGTAGCTCAGCAGCGAGGTGGTGAGAAAGCCGCTGCCGAGCAGGAACAGGAGCAGTAACACCAACGAGGTTTGCGTGTGCCGTTTGGGGCGCAGGGACATGGGTGAATCCGGCAGCGGGCTGATGGCGTGATGCTAGCTTGCTGAACGGGGCTAGCGCTAGTTGTGATCACAGCTGGCGCGGTTATGTGGTAGGGATTTCATCCGGGCCTCGGACTGTAGGAGCGGATTTATCCGCGATTGGTTTTTCGGGGATTGCAGTGGAGCATAAAGCTGTCGCGGCTGAAGCCCCCCCACAGGGATTCGGTGGATTGGGGGATTGTGGTGAAAGTGCGGACAGCGCTTCTCCGGTAGTAAATCGGCGTTTGTGTGGATAGCGGCTGAAGCGGAGTGCCGCCCAGCCCCTCCCACAGGATGTTCGTGGACCCTGTGGGAGGCGCTTCAGCGGCGAGCGTTTCAGGCTTCTTCCAGCACCACCACGCGCTGCCCGGCCCGTACCGGCGAGCCGGGCTGCACGCGCACTTCGCGTACTGTGCCGGCCATGGGCGCAGTGAGCGGGATTTCCATCTTCATGGATTCCAGAATCACCAGCACGTCGCCGGCCTCCACCCTGGCACCAGCCTCGACCTGCACCTGCCAGAGGTTGCCGGCGATGTGGCTGTCTACGCTGCACTGACCCGCGCCGAGCGGGGCATCTTCGGTCTCCTCGGCCACGCCTTCATCGCTTTCGAAATGCGCCTGACCGGAGTCGATCCAGCGCTGGCGTTCGGCGGCGAAGGCGGTGCGCTGCTGATCGCGGAAGGCGGCGATGCCGTCGGCTTCGTCAGTGAGGAACTGCTGGTAGTCGGCCAGTGCCAGCTCGCTTTCCTCGATACGCAGGTCAAAGCGGCCCAGCGGGAAGTCGCGGCGGATGCGCAGCAGCTCGTCGGCACTGACCGGGTAGAAGCGGATCTGGTCGAAGAAGCGCAGTAGCCAGGGCTTGCCGCCAAAGGCCGCAACCTCGCGGTAGCGGTTCCACATCTGCAGGGTGCGACCAACGAACTGGTAACCGCCGGGGCCTTCCATGCCGTATACGCACATGTAGGCGCCGCCGATGCCGACGGAGTTTTCGGCGGTCCAGGTGCGTGCCGGGTTGTACTTGGTGGTGACCAGGCGGTGGCGCGGGTCCAGCGGGGTGGCCACCGGCGCACCGAGGTAGACGTCGCCCAGGCCCATGACCAGGTAGCTGGCGGCGAACACGGTGCGGTAGACCTCGTCCAGATTCGGCAGGTCGTTGATGCGGCGGATGAACTCCAGATTGCTCGGGCACCAGGGGGCGTCCTTGCGCACGGTGGTCATGTATTTCTCTATCGCCAACTGGCAGGCCGGGTCGTCCCAGGAAAGCGGCAGGTGGACGATGCGCGACGGCACCTTGAGGTCGCGCGCGGCGCACACGGCGTCCCATTCGCCGGCGACGATATCGAGCAGCGTCTGCAGCGCCAGGGTTTCCGGCTGGTAGTGCACTTGCAGCGAGCGGATGCCGGGGGTGAGGTCGATCACGCCGTCGAGCTGCTTGGCTTGCAGCGCCTGCATCAGCGCATGGCCACGAAAGCGCAGCACCAGATCGAGTTCCGGCGCACCGATTTCCAGCAGCAGGTGGGTGTCGCCGGAAAGACGGGCGACCAGGCGGGTGTCACCTTCGCCGAGGTCGAGGACGATGGGGGAGGCCAACACCGAACGGCTCCCTCTCCCGCTTGCGGGAGAGGGTTGGGGAGAGGGGCTTTGGGTGTTTTCAAGAACCCTCTCCCCCGACCCCTCTCCCATAAATGGGAGAGGGGAGACAAGCGCGAGTTCGGCGTATTCACGTGCATTGCTTTGCGCCAACTCCCGCGCAGTGGCGATATCCACCGGCACAAAGCGCACCTTGTCGCCGGCCTTGAGCTGGCCGAGCTGCCAGAGATCGGCCTCGATGATGGTCACCGGGCAGACGAAGCCGCCGAGGCTCGGGCCGTCCGGGCCGAGGATCACCGGCATGTCGCCGGTAAAATCCACCGCGCCGATGGCGTAGGGGTTGTCGTGGATATTGGAGGGGTGCAGGCCGGCCTCGCCGCCGCTGTCGCGCACCCATTCCGGTTTCGGGCCGATCAGGCGCACGCCGGTGCGGCTGGAGTTGAAATGCACTTCCCAGTCGGTGGCGAGGAAGGTGTCG harbors:
- a CDS encoding phage integrase; the encoded protein is MAIIQQPDGRWKVDVEPIKGRRFRKTFKTKAEAQRFETSCRAKVMETPDWAPKPKDRRKLSEVFSRYYDLHGHTLADSKRLKQVLQNIARDLGDPIAAKFTADQFCTLRGKLLAEGINGKTLNNRLGYVKSVFNELHRLGDIDYPNPLAKVRPLRLQERPLSYLTQEQITELLETFDNYPNCTHMALIARVCLATGARWGEAQGLVPSRVKNGAVTFANTKSRRTRTIPIAPALERMLLDYFKEYGPFPNCIRHFSRVLQSTSITLPAGQATHVLRHTFASHFVMAGGNILTLQKVLGHSSVTMTMRYAHLSPDHLQDAVRLNPIFDTLSTLPKPGN
- a CDS encoding alpha/beta fold hydrolase yields the protein MRPETAVVEINRKHKVHTEFYGNPAASKTIILVNGSLATTASFAQTIKYLQPQFNVVAFDLPYAGQSKPHNSDFTPISKEDEAAILLKLIDHYSANYLMSFSWGGVASMLALAQRPATLEKAAICSFSPILNVPMLDYLHKGLRFLNAVDRDNIALLVNSTIGKHLPSLFKRFNHKHVSTLDEHEYRQMYAHIKQVLNMEAHCRMECLQAIDIPLLFVNGDRDEYTSVEDACLFAQHIDHAQFAVIDDAGHFLDMEHKAAWLQSQRVLLDFFNAPSKRLQLPVKGDLRDLQAMAV
- a CDS encoding pseudouridine synthase, coding for MRLDRFLSNFSRFSRQDSRLLISAGRLRVDGEIIIDPRFDIRDFQRVELDDELLQAGRSARYWMLHKPVGVVSATEHDEHRTVLDLLDEPGKHELHLAGRLDLNTSGLLLITNDGRWSRRITQPQQRKPKIYHVTTEQPITEEYADVFSRGLYFAFEDLTTLPAQLDVLDSHHARLTLFEGRYHQVKRMFGHFRNRVVALHRESMGEIVLDPQLAPGQYRALTAVEIASV
- a CDS encoding cysteine-rich CWC family protein; the encoded protein is MDTERCPLCGKANQCVIAAGHSDEPCWCFAAKIDPAALQRLTPEQRNRACLCPACAKAVQVTESSEPD
- a CDS encoding sensor domain-containing diguanylate cyclase, which produces MSLRPKRHTQTSLVLLLLFLLGSGFLTTSLLSYYASRDSIRQNIVNTELPLTSDTIYSEIQKDLIRPTQIASMMSRDTFLRDWALAGEQNPEPVTRYLREIQDHYGTFTAFFISEKTRTYYQAKGVLKQVQENQPRDAWYFRVRSMDEPYEISVDPDMANADRLTFFINFKVFDYQERFIGVAGVGLTVDAVVKLVDDYQRRYDRNIFFTDRNGHLVLTGVEGGPMGARRGQSLSEVPGLEKLLEVLPQPKSGDYRYDEHQRSHFLNVRYIPELEWFLFVDKHEEGALAGIRHSLYLNLLICLLVTAMVLTLVSLVIRRYQQRIAALATTDSLTNLPNRRGFELHVEQALQEAQRDSSPLCAVMLDLDNFKQINDRHGHLAGDEVLRSFAERLRAALRQSDILCRWGGEEFILLLKNTDRHAAHELAEKLRQHCADQRYPMGGEALQVTVSLGLSQWQPGEALHDLLGRTDRALYRAKQAGRDRVCEEH